The Bradyrhizobium sp. CCBAU 051011 DNA segment AAGACCAAGGCCGGCGATCCCCGCGCCGAAGGCACCACCATCGGCCCCGTGGTCAATCGCGGCCAGTGGGACAAGATCCAGGCGCTGATCCAGAAGGGCATCGATGAAGGCGCTACGCTCGTCGCCGGCGGTCCCGGTCTCCCCGAGGGCGTCAACAAGGGCTTCTACGTCCGCCCGACCATCTTCGCCGACGTCACCAACGAGATGACGATCGCCCGCGAAGAAATCTTCGGACCAGTGCTGACAATCATCGGCGCCAAGGATGAAGCCGATGCGGTGAAGATCGCCAACGACACGCCCTACGGTCTCGCCGGTTACGTCTCGGGCGATACGGTGGAAAGCGCGCGCCGCGTGGCCAAGCAGATCCGCGCCGGAAACATCAACCTGCAGGGCGTGCCGAACGACCGCACCGCGCCGTTCGGCGGCTACAAGCAGTCCGGCAACGGCCGCGAATGGGGCAAGTATGGCCTCGAGGAATATCTCGAGGTGAAGGCGGTCGCCGGCTACAACGCGGCGTAAATTGATGCGGCGCTCGCGCCGTTCATGAAAGGTGCCGGCTGCGGAACCGCGGCCGGCATTTTTTTGACCAGAATCGTCGTCAGGCTGAACTCGGCGTCAATGCGCAAGCCGACAATGGCGACGACGCAATAAGAAAAGATGGAGGATGGCCGTGAGGAAAATCGTCGTTGCGCTGATCGCGCTATTGCCGCTTGCCGGGACAGTGCAGGCTCAGACCGTCAAGGATCTGCTCGAAACCCTCAAGGTCAAGTGGAACACGCCGACCGAGCCGTTCAAGATGATCGGTAACGTCTATTACGTCGGAACCGACGGCCTGGCGTCCTACCTGATCACGTCGCCGCAGGGCCACATCCTGGTCGATACGGTGATGCCGGACGCAACCTCGCAGATCAAGGCGAGCATCGAAAAACTCGGCTTCAAGATCACCGACATCAAATACCTCCTCAACACCCACGCCCATATTGACCACACCGGCGGCCTTGCCGAAATGAAGCAGGCCAGCGGCGCGCAGATGATCGCGGGCGAAGCCGACAAGCCGTTGCTCGAAGGTGGCTACTATCCGGGCGCGCAGGAAGAGACGGTGCTCAATTTCCCGCCGGTGAAGGTGGACCGCACGGTACGCGAGGGCGATAAGGTCACGGTCGGTGATGTCACGCTGACCGCCCGCGAAACTCCCGGCCATTCACCGGGCTGCACGAGCTGGGAATTCTCGGTGAAGGACGGCGATGCGACGCGCTCGGTGCTCATCTTCTGCAGCGGCACCGTGGCGCTGAACCGCCTCGCCCCCAATCCGACCTATTCCGGGATCGTCGCCGATTACCGGAGGACGTTCGCGCGGGCCAAGGACATGAAGGTGGATGTGCTGCTCGCGCCGCATCCGGAAATGTACAGGATGCAGGACAAGCGTGCCATGATTTCGGATGGCGCGCCCAGTCCGTTCGTCAATCCAGGCGAGTTCAACGCCTACGCGGCGACGCTGGAGAAGGCGTTTGAAGACGCGCTCGCGAAGCAAACCGCCGCCGCACAGGAAAAGAAGGGCTGAATTGACGCTGGGGCGCGCGAGCCTATCCGCCCGGCGCGCCCTGCGTGTTCACATAGAGCGCGTAGATCGACTGGCTCGCGGCCATGAAAAGGCGGTTGCGTTTCACGCCGCCGAAACAGAGGTTGGCGCAGCGCTCGGGCAGCGCGATGCGGCCGATCATGACGCCGTCGGGGGCGAACACCACGACGCCATCGAGCTCGGGATCGCCCATGCCCCAGCCGCACCAGAGATTGCCGTCGATATCTATTCGAAAACCGTCGGGCGTGCCCGGGCCGGCATCGACAAACACGCGCTTGCTGGAAAGCTTGTCGCCGGATGGCGAGACGTCATAGGCAAGGATCTTGCGGTTGGGCACGCCGCGGGATTCGATGATGTAGAGAATCTTCTCGTCCGGCGAGAAGGCGAGCCCGTTCGGCCCCAGCACGCCTTCGGCGACGATGCTGGCCTTGCCGGTCGCGGCATCGAGACGAAAGACATTGGCGTCGATTTCGGGCTCGGCCTTGTAGCCCTCGTAATTGCCGAGCAGACCGAAAGTCGGATCGGTGAACCAGATCGAGCCGTCGGATTTGACGACGACGTCGTTGGGCGAGTTCAGCCGCTTGCCGTCGAAGGAATCGATCAGCACCGTGATCGAGCCGTCATATTCGGTGCGGGTCACGCGGCGGCCGCCATGCTCGCAGGTGACGAGCCGTCCCTGCCGATCGCGGGTATTGCCGTTGGCGAAGTTCGACGGCTTGCGGAAGATGCTGACCGCGCCGGTCTCCTCCTCCCACTTGATGATGCGCTGGTTCGGGATGTCGCTACACAAGAGATAGCGCCCGTCACCGAACCACACCGGGCCTTCGGCCCAGCGCAGGCCGGTGGTCAGCCGTTCCACGGACGAGAGCTTCAACCAATACTTCTCGAAGCGCGGATCGAGTGCACGGATGGCCGGATCAGGGTAATAGGTAGCCGGGCGCCAGCCGGCTGAATGCGATGCTGCATCGGACATTTGCTGTTCTCGTTGGTGCGTTCCCAGAGCGTTTGGGTTAGCTATCATTACCTGCTAATGACCGCAAATCGGTTGCGAGACCAAGAGGAAACAAATGCCACGCATATTGATGACTGGCGCTGCCGGCGGGATCGGCACATCCCTGCGCAAGCTGTTGCCGCCGATCTATCCCGACCTGCTGCTGAGCGATTTGAAGGCGCCAGCCGATCTCGGCAAGGACGAAAAGTTCAAGGCGGCCGATCTCGCCGATATGGCGCAAGTCGAGGCGATCTGCGAAGGCGTCGACGGCATCCTGCATTTTGGCGGCTACTCGGTCGAAGGTCCCTGGGATTCGATCCTGCAGTCCAACATCATCGGCGGCTACAACCTGTTCGAGGCCGCGCGGAAAAAGGGCGTCAAGCGCGTGGTGTTCGCCTCGTCGAACCACGCGGTCGGCTTCTATCCCCGCCATCACCGGATCGGCACCGACGTCACCGCGCGCCCCGACAGCCGCTACGGTGTCAGCAAGGTGTTCGGCGAAGCGGTAGGCGCGCTCTATGCCGACAAGCACGGGCTCGGCGTCACCTGCTTGCGGATCGGCAATTTCGGCGAGATGCCGCTCGACCATCGCCGGCTGTCGATATGGCTGAAGCCGGAGGACCTGGTGCAGCTTTGCCGCATCGGGCTCGATCATCCCGACATCCATTTCGAGATCTTCTACGGCGCCTCCTATAACGAGCGCGCCTGGTGGGACAATCACCGCGCCTATGAATTGGGCTATCGCCCGACCGGCAGGGCTGAGGATTTCCGCGAACATGCGATGGCCGAGCAGGCCAAGCTGAAGCCGGACCCGGTCGGCGATTACTACCAGGGTGGCACGTTCTGCAGCATGGAGTTCGACGGGGACAGGGATCGGATCGTGGATTGGAGCAAACGCTAGCGCTTGCTCTCATCCGCGGCGATCCGCCCGAGATAATCCGACTTGCTGAACTGCATGTGATCGACACAGAGCTGCGCCAGCGCCCAGCTGTCGCGGCCCTTCAACAGCTCGATCATCAATTCGTGCTGGCGGCGCGACAGCGCCAGGCCGTCACGGTCGGCGAGATTCTTGGCGCGCATCGGCAGCGTCAGGTTCATGTAGTCCTGCAGCGAGCGCACCAGATAGGGGTTGC contains these protein-coding regions:
- a CDS encoding NAD(P)-dependent oxidoreductase, with the protein product MPRILMTGAAGGIGTSLRKLLPPIYPDLLLSDLKAPADLGKDEKFKAADLADMAQVEAICEGVDGILHFGGYSVEGPWDSILQSNIIGGYNLFEAARKKGVKRVVFASSNHAVGFYPRHHRIGTDVTARPDSRYGVSKVFGEAVGALYADKHGLGVTCLRIGNFGEMPLDHRRLSIWLKPEDLVQLCRIGLDHPDIHFEIFYGASYNERAWWDNHRAYELGYRPTGRAEDFREHAMAEQAKLKPDPVGDYYQGGTFCSMEFDGDRDRIVDWSKR
- the bla gene encoding subclass B3 metallo-beta-lactamase; the protein is MRKIVVALIALLPLAGTVQAQTVKDLLETLKVKWNTPTEPFKMIGNVYYVGTDGLASYLITSPQGHILVDTVMPDATSQIKASIEKLGFKITDIKYLLNTHAHIDHTGGLAEMKQASGAQMIAGEADKPLLEGGYYPGAQEETVLNFPPVKVDRTVREGDKVTVGDVTLTARETPGHSPGCTSWEFSVKDGDATRSVLIFCSGTVALNRLAPNPTYSGIVADYRRTFARAKDMKVDVLLAPHPEMYRMQDKRAMISDGAPSPFVNPGEFNAYAATLEKAFEDALAKQTAAAQEKKG
- a CDS encoding SMP-30/gluconolactonase/LRE family protein — protein: MSDAASHSAGWRPATYYPDPAIRALDPRFEKYWLKLSSVERLTTGLRWAEGPVWFGDGRYLLCSDIPNQRIIKWEEETGAVSIFRKPSNFANGNTRDRQGRLVTCEHGGRRVTRTEYDGSITVLIDSFDGKRLNSPNDVVVKSDGSIWFTDPTFGLLGNYEGYKAEPEIDANVFRLDAATGKASIVAEGVLGPNGLAFSPDEKILYIIESRGVPNRKILAYDVSPSGDKLSSKRVFVDAGPGTPDGFRIDIDGNLWCGWGMGDPELDGVVVFAPDGVMIGRIALPERCANLCFGGVKRNRLFMAASQSIYALYVNTQGAPGG